CAATTCTGGCGCAATTGGCGTCATTACTTAATAACTGTTCTTTAAAAAAGGGGTTAAATCCAAGAGCTGTTAGCTCATACATTTAATACTCCATGTGACGAATTAAATTTGCGTGTGTTTAGCCTGCAAAAGCAGCACAAAATAAAACTTATACATTTGTGCAATGTTTGCAGGCAGTAGGATCAATGAATTGTGCAATTAGTATGTAAAAAACGAAATACATTCACTCTAATTGCTACACACGATCCACATGAAGATTAATTACAAGTATAAATCCCCAAAAAAGTTTTTATAAATCAAATAGATAATAGCTTATAAGCAGCATTCTAGTCAATTAGCTTTATCAAAGTTAATATATACATTCTTTTTATGGAAATAATAGGAAGTTAAATGGTATAAAATCTTAAAATCTAGATGTTTACAGCAAAGATAAAAACAGCGATAACATATAGCTATGGGTCGTGATCTTCTCTACAAGCCTCCAGTTCCAATCGTAGCCCCCGAAGAAGAGTCTGAGAAAGAAAGCTCTAAATCTAATGCTGCAAAGATAGGCACTAAAGGTAGAAACCGCGAGCTTGGTAAAGTTGGCCACACTTTTGAAAAACCCATAACCGGTCCGAGCACCAGTTCAAATCAGCATACTGCCTATAAATCCGCCTATTTTACTCGCGATACTAGTGGGGTAGGGGCAGTAAATTTTCGCCAAAGCAATGCTCAGGCTTTACGAGGTGCAGAAGGCGCAATGGATTTAAAAAAAGTAGTATTGCCTCCGCCAATTGGCGTTGAATCACCAGATCCCAAACAGCTATTTTGCACCAGTAATTTAATGGGGCTAGATGGCAATATTGATCTTTGTTTAGAAAGCTTTTTAGGGCGTCACAGCGTTTGGGCTAAACGCAAAGGCATTACCGTCGAAGATATTCAGGCGCGTATAGCCGAACTTGAGCGTATGGTTGCTGATCGCAAAATCGCCCTTGAACGCATATATGCCCAGGCTGCGCAAAAAGCAGCTCAATCAGTTACTTTATCACAAGCAGCTTGCAGTAGTGATCCCCTAGCAGAAGAAGAAGATATTGTTGAAACCGGTCGTGAAATAGTTACTCGCACTGCAGAACAAGCAGAAGGTATGCATCAGCGCATAGCCAAGACTTTGGGAATTAAACGTCAGCCCAAATAGAGAGATTAAATAACTTTTTTGCTATGAAATTACCTTATGATAGTTGACTGTTTTTATTAAAAAAATTAAAGACTCGTTATATTTCATACCAAACAATTAAATTAGACCTAACGAAAAAACGTTAGTGCTATATATGTAATTTTGGAGTTGATATGAAGCAAGTAATACGTTTTATCGTTAGTCTTATACTTTCGGCAGTCTGTCTTTGGCTAGCATTTCGTAATGTAGATTTTCATGCTGCTATACAGTTGCTTGGACAAGTAAATTTTTCATTAATTGCATTGTATTTGCTAACATTAGTTTTTATTCAAATCGTTAGAGCAATACGCTGGGATATTTTGATACGCCCGTTTGTGAGTCTTTCTAAGAGTGCGGTATTTCGTAATTCAAATCTTGGAATGATGTTGGTGTTAGTGTTGCCTTTGCGGCTTGGTGAATTTGCTCGACCATATATGCTTAAAAAAGAACATAGCGCTTCATTAAGTGCTGGCCTTGGCGCCATCGTCGTAGAGCGAACTATCGACGGACTATTAGTAACGTTATTCTTTTTTGTAAGCACAATAATCTTTAGTGATAATAAACAAGTGCCAGCAGGGCTACATCTTGCAGCGGTCATGGCTTTATTATTTTTTACCGGCGCTTTAGTGGTAGTTGTTGCGAGTTTGCTTTGGAGAGATTTAGCACTTCGCCTGCTTTCCCGCATTCTTCATCCGATTTCACCAAAGCTTGAACGCAAACTTACGGGTATGGTATCTGCTTTTGTCGATGGTCTACGGGCCTTGCCTGATTTTCGTTCAGTCGTTGGTTTGTTTTTTTGGTCGCTAGCGTATTGGGGGGTTAATGGCGCTGGGTTTTATTGGGTAATGCGTGCATTTGGTTGGTCTTTACCGTTTACTGCTGGATTAACCGTCGTTTCAATTATTGTTATTGCTATCATGATACCAGCAGGCCCAGGATTTATTGGCACCTACCAAATAGGTATTACTCAAGGTCTAGCTATTTATGGCATTAGCGCC
The window above is part of the Deltaproteobacteria bacterium genome. Proteins encoded here:
- a CDS encoding flippase-like domain-containing protein, encoding MKQVIRFIVSLILSAVCLWLAFRNVDFHAAIQLLGQVNFSLIALYLLTLVFIQIVRAIRWDILIRPFVSLSKSAVFRNSNLGMMLVLVLPLRLGEFARPYMLKKEHSASLSAGLGAIVVERTIDGLLVTLFFFVSTIIFSDNKQVPAGLHLAAVMALLFFTGALVVVVASLLWRDLALRLLSRILHPISPKLERKLTGMVSAFVDGLRALPDFRSVVGLFFWSLAYWGVNGAGFYWVMRAFGWSLPFTAGLTVVSIIVIAIMIPAGPGFIGTYQIGITQGLAIYGISANAAAAYGLIVYPLNILVVIAFGLPYLFMRKANISELIHA